AGCCATGGCTTTGGGAAGGTCGATTGGTTTCTGCATTGATGCAATAGAGACTGACTTTGGTACAACAAACGGTGGTAGACATTTTGGATCTCAAGCCAATACACAAGCAAAGTCGCCCTTCCTGACTAACATCTATTAAGATGAATAAAGTGCTTACTGATCTGTAAAACAGAAGACTAGTAAACCCTACAGAAGCTCAACACAGTCGTGGATTTCTTTAGGTATGGCACTTGCACATGGATTGCTGAACTTTATATTTCACAAGCTTAATGACGACTACAATAGCAATTTTTGTACAAGCATGCAGTATGAGATATTCAATACAGATTTGAAGCAAATTATGTTTTCATAATCCCTGGCATAGCAGATTTGAACAAGTACAATACAATGCATTCATGTGGAAAACTGCAGAAAAGATGCTTCCATATTCATGATCCCTCCAATTGCCATCCGATGGATTGGTTGCACGACCTTATCAAACTCATTCTTCCTTTCTGTCGCTATTATTTGCAGACATCTGTAGTCAATACAGGCATCATTGCCTACAGGACCTGTCCAAAGCAGGAAATCTTCCGGAATCCATCTCCATTAAGCTAATCAAAAATGAAAGGCAAAGCAAGAGCAAACACTTAAAAGACTAATGCAGAGAAAATTTCATAATTTCATTTCTCAGGGGGACCAAATCATTCCAAGAAACAAGCCCAAATTCACAATCCATAAAGAAGAACACAACTAATAAATTACATTAACGCCTACAATTTTCTCTTCAACTAAAACTCCTGAGAAGCAGAGCCAATGTCCCCTTTCCCACCTTTCCCAACCTTCTTAGGCAGCAAGTTTTGATGAATATTAGGCATAACTCCTCCATTAGCAATAGTAACCGACCCCAACAGCTTGCTCAACTCCTCATCATTCCTCACCGCCAACTGAATATGCCTAGGCACTATCCTGTTCTTCTTATTATCCCTCGCCGCATTCCCCGCCAACTCCAACACCTACAAattcaatcaaacccaaaaaaaaaaaaaaaaaatcaatcatgCACCACGAACaatcaacaaaaataaaaacccaGAATTTTTATGGGTTTCTTTGTATACCTCAGCGGCAAGATACTCGAGAACGGCCGAGAGGTAGACAGGTGCTCCGGCTCCGACGCGATCAGCATACTTCCCGGCCTTGAGGAAACGGGCGATACGACCGACGGGGAATTGGAGACCGGCTTTTTGAGATCTGGAGACGGATTTTGATGCTTTTGGCTTACCCCTGCCGCCCTTGGTTGAGCCTTCTTTTGAGCTCAttttcttggattagaggaTGGAAAATTGATGAAAGACTAAAACCCTTGAAAGCCCTGGTGGAGAAATGAGGCGTAGCAGTTCTGGGAGTACTAGAATTATGCAGAAAGCAGGAGGGGCTTTTGTTAATGAATGAAGGGCATGGGGTTGACGTGGCTTACCAAACTGGCGGTGTATTTTGGTTTTGTGTGAGGCGCAAAGGTGTATTTCTCTGTGTAGCGCTTTGGTATTTGGGCGGCAGAGGGATTTGGGGGCAGATTTTGGGgggttttgtttgatttttttttggctttttggaATTCCCTCCTTTGCCTTTTTGTCTTCTCTTTCGGTTTTGTGATTGTCCCTATACACTTTGACCACTCTAAAGAATTAGAtcatggaatttttttttattggaggGTTATAAGATCATGGATGGATTTAATCATTGCTtcatttggattagctgttttttaggatatttttgaaaaaatttactgtaacagtgtatatgaaaaatttttactataaaatttttttgaagtatatgatatattgtatggatgagatgttttttgaattattgtgtattactgtagcattatatttgaaaaacttgtttttgaaaaaatgatcaACCAAACGAATTAGTTATTAATTTTAGTAAACAACAATTAGAAATAGAATTTCTAAATGATTGGAGTCGCCCAGGAGGACTATTAAAGTCTTTTCCGCTGTCAAGTTTAAAGTTCGAATTCTATATCTAACAAATGGAGGTgagagagtaaaaaaaaaaaaaaaagaagtagaaTTTCTAGCTCAAGGATGGATTTAGGATGGTAGGAAGGGCGGCCACCCTCAAAAACTTTTTGAAACCTTTTTGTTGTAGCAtcaattttaacaaaaaaaaatttcataacCTCATAATTCTTTCCTCCTCAAaaacttttcacttttgtaCTTTGTCGCCCTTTCTTAACGATTGCGAGTTTTTTGAATAGATTTTTTAATGAGATAATTAGGTAATGAGGTGAGTAAGAAATGTGGAAATTATAGGCAATCATTAAGGAACTAAGAATATGGATAATAAATAAggtaaattttctaataattttaATAAATCAACTATTATATTTGAAAGGGGAAAATgtaataaatagaaaaagtaaGGGGTAAGACGTAAGTTGAAGTAAAAATGAATTggataaaataccaaaaaacacCTTGTGATTTGCTAAATATTCAATTTAACACGTTTTGATTTGGAAATCTACACTATAGTTTCTTGTGGTTtcgactaaattgaaaattgaacgaAATGCATCCAACCTAACAATTGTAGGTGAAATGTAAATATTAGCTCCTGCTATACGTGAAATGCTTTCcatttaattttcaatttaatCGAAATCACATGGAGTTATGGTATAGTTTTTCAAAGCAAAATGAGTTAAATTGAATATTCAACAAACCACAGGGATTTCATTTATACAAGGACAAATTTGGTATTTCATATACAACCATTAGATCGGATGCTTGGCgtccaattttcaatttagtggAAACCACAAAGAGTTATCGAGTAGGTTttcaaatcaaagaaaattgaaTTGAATATCTGGCAAACCCTAGGGAATTAAATCACAGCGAATTTTCTAGCATTTTACCCAAATGAATTTCACTTCAATATTTTGGTCATATAGAATCCAACTGTTGGCTCAaagtttattttcttggaacaTTTTGAAATGATTAATATTTACTATTATGCTATAATCTTGGAGAatcttttttcaataaaaaaatcttGGATAATCTTTATTAAAAATATTCCCTTTTCACAAAAATCAATTTAAATTACATTAAAAAGATGGTTTGTAATACAAAGTTGCACTGTTATTATCCTACTAATTTAGAAGGACTTAAAGAAAGTCGAGAGTTGGAGGTTTACAGCTATTGTTTTTCAATTAGAGACTTCAAACTTTGGAAACGGAGAGTTTGAAACTCGAACCACAAACCTGACAATCACTAACTAATGTACTTCACTACAAATGCTTGTATTACTTCAAAAAGTTAGTCAAATTTTGATCCAAAATAGAGTAGGCTTGTATTTTCATATATTTGGTGTTTGCATCCCAAAATAAAAATCTTTGTTTTATCCCTATTTATGTTAATCATATGATCATTCCAAGTATCTAAATTATGGATATGAGAGTGACAATAAGGCATTGGTAAAACGATGACATTAGATGTGACGCCCCgcggcagaagaaaagggaaaattttctggtgaatagtattttgtggagaatccggccagaagccgtgcaaattccttatatttttcttaaaaattcccttttctttgacaaatatcactttataatggccctactactcaatcaccccacaataagtgccaatgaacttagaaagtagggtttcacttttggtttcaagattggagcaaaattagggttttcgcgattttcgccggatg
This portion of the Coffea arabica cultivar ET-39 chromosome 2e, Coffea Arabica ET-39 HiFi, whole genome shotgun sequence genome encodes:
- the LOC113732740 gene encoding histone H2AX-like, which gives rise to MSSKEGSTKGGRGKPKASKSVSRSQKAGLQFPVGRIARFLKAGKYADRVGAGAPVYLSAVLEYLAAEVLELAGNAARDNKKNRIVPRHIQLAVRNDEELSKLLGSVTIANGGVMPNIHQNLLPKKVGKGGKGDIGSASQEF